The Bacteroidota bacterium genome has a segment encoding these proteins:
- a CDS encoding UvrD-helicase domain-containing protein → MSLLIYRSSAGSGKTFTLVKKYLELVISDPSRFRNILAITFTNKAANEMKERVLLYLRQLSDPEQFKQSVAVRFLLPEIMEKTGMNASTVTQRASDALTLILHHYSDFAISTIDSFVYRIIRTFAHDIHLPYDFDVELDTDNLKSKTIDLLISQAGTESNLTRVLMDFIETKVSQEDSWQIDYDLQKFTEAILNEEGEKYLEKLKNLSFDDFMQINRTLGEIVYTFENSLFGLASAVLEKIDDNHIQRSAFYYHTQGLIKYFEYIFRKEFDKLEPNQRVRETIDSDRWCSNSATTDDKASIEMLKPYLLDAYHKIRVIRERNYQEYLVSKILKRNIFPMALLNEIEKVMNEMKLRNRFIHISEFNKRLASFVVSEPVPFIYERLGEKYRHFLIDEFQDTSILQWQNLLPLLHNSLSYGNLNMLVGDGKQAIYRWRNGEVEQFIKLPEVFKKENNPSLSEVEGSILQNHEILHLKQNFRSKAEIVSFNNDFFTVIKQLLSDDFRKIYDQHDQQYQPENIGGYLQCEFHSKENATDSFEEYNFSRVKELIAELQNDEFHLKDIAILCRKNDDASDLARYLLEEGIDVVSYESLLLKNSPDIRFLIAFTEYLLSPGAILEIEIVNYLLINKFLPDMTLDSYLNNNFFISEEKPYTHDRFLSFLKSLKIEIDPSCLLKLPVYDLNEELIRFFHMNRHDNPYLQFYLDAVLKYTVKYNSGIYGFLDWWNENNEKLSIQIPEGSDAVRVMTIHKAKGLEFPVVIFPFADEKLKLAKNNVWTDLEEKKLPGLNTALIPVTSQLKESKFGPLYDEENEKSMLDMINLLYVVMTRPVDRLYIISVMPPLKSKEVKSVPSILRYYLEKRGFWSEDRTVYTFGSKVVCQDIRKEKDDRNYNLRPLTTGEWTHTILLSTQAPEIWDITDPERSRKRGNLIHSILSKILTQDDVDPVLSDYVRSGIIDGEQKIELSGLILDLVKDPVINDYFKPGLNVLTESEVLLPSGLTYRPDRLVLNSDATLIFDYKTGSPDEKHEMQINTYAHTLAKMGYGNIRKFLLYIERPDKVVEVNG, encoded by the coding sequence ATGAGCCTGTTGATCTACCGGTCGTCTGCCGGATCGGGGAAAACTTTCACACTGGTTAAAAAGTACCTGGAACTGGTGATTTCTGATCCATCCCGCTTCAGGAATATACTGGCCATCACCTTTACAAATAAAGCAGCTAATGAGATGAAGGAGCGTGTGCTTCTTTATCTCAGGCAGCTTTCTGATCCGGAGCAGTTTAAACAATCTGTTGCCGTGAGGTTTCTGTTACCGGAAATCATGGAAAAAACAGGCATGAATGCCTCAACCGTCACTCAAAGAGCTTCAGATGCGCTGACGCTTATTTTGCATCATTATTCAGATTTTGCCATTTCCACTATCGACAGCTTTGTTTACAGAATCATCAGAACATTTGCTCATGATATTCACCTTCCTTATGACTTTGATGTTGAACTGGATACGGATAATCTTAAATCTAAGACCATTGACCTTCTGATCAGCCAGGCAGGTACTGAGTCCAACCTGACCAGGGTGCTCATGGATTTTATTGAAACAAAAGTCAGCCAGGAAGATAGCTGGCAAATCGATTATGACCTGCAGAAGTTTACCGAAGCTATTTTAAACGAAGAAGGGGAGAAGTATCTGGAGAAATTGAAGAATCTTTCCTTCGATGACTTCATGCAGATCAACAGAACACTTGGCGAAATAGTCTATACTTTTGAGAATTCACTATTTGGCCTTGCTTCGGCAGTTCTGGAAAAAATTGATGATAATCACATCCAGCGGAGTGCTTTTTATTATCATACACAGGGATTGATAAAGTATTTCGAGTATATCTTCCGTAAGGAATTTGATAAACTGGAACCCAACCAACGTGTCAGGGAGACAATCGACAGCGACCGGTGGTGCAGCAATTCAGCGACAACTGATGATAAAGCCTCCATCGAAATGTTAAAACCGTATTTGTTGGATGCTTACCATAAAATCAGAGTAATTAGGGAACGTAATTACCAGGAATATTTAGTAAGTAAAATATTGAAGCGCAATATTTTCCCAATGGCCCTTCTTAATGAAATTGAGAAGGTGATGAATGAGATGAAATTGCGTAACAGGTTTATTCATATATCAGAGTTCAACAAGAGGCTAGCATCATTTGTTGTCAGCGAACCTGTACCATTCATTTATGAGCGACTTGGTGAAAAATACAGGCATTTCCTCATCGATGAGTTTCAGGATACTTCCATCCTCCAGTGGCAAAATCTCCTGCCCCTCTTGCATAATTCGCTATCGTACGGAAACTTGAATATGCTTGTCGGTGACGGTAAACAGGCAATTTATCGATGGAGAAACGGTGAAGTCGAACAATTCATCAAATTGCCTGAAGTTTTTAAGAAAGAGAATAATCCTTCTTTATCGGAGGTTGAAGGGAGTATCCTTCAAAATCATGAAATATTGCATCTTAAACAGAATTTCCGTTCTAAAGCTGAGATTGTCAGCTTTAATAATGATTTTTTCACCGTAATAAAACAACTTCTTTCAGATGATTTCAGGAAGATTTATGACCAGCATGATCAGCAATATCAGCCTGAAAACATCGGTGGCTATTTGCAATGCGAGTTCCATAGTAAAGAGAATGCAACTGATTCATTTGAGGAATATAATTTTTCCAGGGTGAAGGAGTTAATCGCGGAACTTCAGAATGATGAATTTCACTTAAAGGATATTGCTATCTTATGTCGGAAGAATGATGATGCCAGTGATTTGGCAAGATATTTACTGGAAGAAGGAATAGATGTTGTTTCATATGAATCATTGTTGTTAAAAAACTCACCCGATATCCGTTTTCTTATTGCGTTTACTGAATATCTACTTTCGCCGGGAGCAATACTTGAAATAGAGATAGTCAATTATTTATTGATTAATAAGTTTCTTCCGGATATGACCCTGGATTCTTATTTGAATAATAATTTTTTTATCTCTGAAGAAAAGCCATACACTCACGACCGGTTTTTATCCTTTCTTAAAAGTCTGAAAATTGAAATTGATCCATCCTGCCTTCTGAAATTGCCTGTGTACGACCTGAACGAGGAGTTGATCCGTTTTTTCCATATGAATAGGCATGATAATCCATATTTACAGTTTTATCTTGATGCTGTTTTGAAATATACTGTCAAATACAACTCGGGCATCTATGGATTTCTTGACTGGTGGAATGAAAACAACGAAAAGCTTTCTATTCAGATCCCCGAGGGTTCGGATGCCGTTCGTGTCATGACCATACACAAAGCAAAAGGTCTGGAGTTCCCTGTTGTCATTTTTCCATTTGCTGACGAAAAGCTTAAATTGGCGAAAAATAATGTCTGGACTGACCTGGAAGAGAAGAAGTTACCTGGACTTAATACAGCCTTGATTCCGGTCACCTCCCAATTAAAAGAATCCAAATTCGGCCCGCTGTATGACGAGGAAAATGAAAAGTCAATGTTGGATATGATCAATTTGCTATATGTGGTGATGACCAGGCCGGTCGATAGATTATACATCATTTCAGTAATGCCGCCTTTAAAATCCAAAGAGGTGAAATCAGTCCCATCAATATTGCGTTATTATCTCGAAAAACGTGGCTTCTGGAGTGAGGACCGTACGGTTTATACATTTGGAAGTAAAGTAGTCTGTCAGGATATAAGAAAAGAGAAAGATGACAGGAATTATAACCTGAGACCTTTGACTACTGGCGAATGGACTCATACTATACTATTGAGCACACAAGCCCCTGAAATCTGGGACATTACGGATCCTGAAAGAAGTCGGAAACGGGGGAATCTCATTCATTCTATCCTTTCTAAAATCTTGACTCAGGATGATGTTGATCCAGTGTTATCCGATTATGTCAGGTCAGGAATTATTGATGGGGAACAAAAAATTGAACTCAGCGGGTTGATATTGGATTTAGTAAAGGATCCGGTTATAAATGATTACTTTAAACCGGGA